Proteins from one Amycolatopsis benzoatilytica AK 16/65 genomic window:
- a CDS encoding DivIVA domain-containing protein has product MTTALIYLVVMLLVAAVVFLLAAVVFGRGEELAPLPPGSSPTRLPAEDITGEDVRRVRFQLVFRGYKMSEVDWVLRRTGVELDELRERVARLEAAQQPREAAHRRPTGE; this is encoded by the coding sequence GTGACGACCGCGCTGATCTACCTCGTAGTCATGCTGCTGGTGGCCGCCGTGGTGTTCCTCCTGGCCGCTGTGGTGTTCGGCCGCGGCGAGGAGCTGGCCCCGCTGCCGCCGGGCAGTTCGCCCACCCGGCTGCCCGCCGAGGACATCACCGGCGAGGACGTCCGGCGGGTGCGTTTCCAGCTGGTCTTCCGTGGCTACAAGATGTCCGAAGTGGACTGGGTGCTGCGCCGGACCGGGGTGGAACTGGACGAACTGCGCGAACGGGTTGCCCGGCTCGAAGCCGCGCAGCAGCCCCGCGAGGCCGCGCACCGGAGGCCGACGGGTGAGTGA
- a CDS encoding glucosyl-3-phosphoglycerate synthase has protein sequence MSWFHRRTWQEPGWSVPDIVAAKRGRTVSVVLPALDEEETVGAVVASVRPLLGGVVDELVVVDSGSADGTVEAAEAAGARVVRREDAVPELAPRPGKGEVLWRSLAATTGDVIVFLDSDLVDPDPAFVPSLLGPLLTEDGVHLVKGFYRRPLRLESTGGGRVTELLARPVLSALRPALAELVQPLGGEYAATREFLESVPFAGGYGVEIGLLLDAEQRYGLDGLAQVNLGVRKHRNRSLLQLGVMSRQILGTALARCGMPGAETARFTQFVQVSGEWVPDVSEVAVQDRPPMREVLAARTS, from the coding sequence ATGAGCTGGTTTCACCGTCGCACCTGGCAGGAGCCCGGGTGGAGCGTCCCGGACATCGTGGCCGCCAAGCGTGGCCGGACGGTGTCGGTGGTGCTGCCGGCGCTGGACGAGGAGGAGACCGTCGGCGCCGTCGTCGCCTCGGTGCGCCCGCTGCTCGGCGGCGTGGTGGACGAGCTGGTGGTCGTAGATTCGGGTTCCGCCGACGGGACGGTCGAGGCGGCCGAGGCCGCTGGCGCGCGCGTCGTGCGCCGCGAGGACGCGGTGCCGGAGCTGGCCCCGCGGCCGGGCAAGGGCGAGGTGCTGTGGCGTTCGCTCGCCGCGACGACCGGCGACGTGATCGTCTTTCTCGACTCCGACCTGGTCGACCCGGACCCGGCGTTCGTGCCGTCGCTGCTCGGCCCGCTGCTCACCGAGGACGGCGTGCACCTGGTCAAAGGCTTCTACCGGCGACCGCTGCGGCTGGAGAGCACCGGCGGTGGCCGGGTGACCGAGCTGCTGGCGCGCCCGGTGCTGTCCGCGCTGCGCCCGGCGCTGGCGGAGCTGGTGCAGCCGCTCGGCGGCGAGTACGCCGCGACGCGCGAGTTCCTGGAGTCGGTGCCGTTCGCGGGCGGGTACGGCGTCGAGATCGGGCTGTTGCTGGACGCCGAACAGCGGTACGGGCTGGACGGGCTCGCGCAGGTCAACCTCGGGGTCCGCAAGCACCGGAACCGGTCGCTGCTGCAACTCGGGGTGATGTCGCGGCAGATCCTCGGGACGGCGCTGGCGAGGTGCGGGATGCCGGGCGCGGAGACGGCCCGGTTCACGCAGTTCGTGCAGGTATCCGGGGAGTGGGTGCCGGACGTGTCGGAGGTCGCGGTGCAGGATCGGCCGCCGATGCGGGAGGTGCTGGCCGCTCGGACCTCGTGA
- a CDS encoding lysophospholipid acyltransferase family protein: MLSLLVRFVLGPLVRALYRPQVEGVANIPEDGPVLLAANHRAALDTGVITFTTPRQVRFLGKAEYFTGKGIKGRFIAKSLDALGYIPVERGNAQAGLAALEAGRKVLTDGGVFAIYPEGTRSLDGRLHRGHTGVAALALSTGAKVVPVALFGTEGIQPNGAKIPRPAKIRVRFGEPLDFSRYEGQDSSPAIRRSVTDEIMYAILELSGQEYVDTYHKRPGEKAS, encoded by the coding sequence TTGCTGTCGCTGCTCGTCCGTTTCGTGCTCGGACCACTGGTCCGCGCCCTGTACCGGCCTCAGGTCGAGGGCGTCGCGAACATCCCGGAGGACGGACCGGTCCTGCTCGCCGCCAACCACCGGGCGGCGCTCGACACCGGTGTGATCACCTTCACCACTCCGCGCCAGGTCCGGTTTCTCGGCAAGGCCGAGTATTTCACCGGCAAAGGCATCAAGGGCCGGTTCATCGCGAAATCGCTCGACGCGCTGGGCTACATCCCGGTCGAACGCGGCAACGCCCAGGCCGGACTGGCCGCGCTGGAAGCCGGCCGCAAGGTGCTCACCGACGGCGGCGTCTTCGCGATCTACCCGGAGGGCACCCGGTCGCTGGACGGGCGGCTGCACCGCGGGCACACCGGCGTCGCCGCGCTGGCGCTGTCCACCGGGGCCAAGGTGGTGCCGGTGGCGTTGTTCGGCACCGAGGGGATCCAGCCGAACGGGGCGAAAATCCCGCGGCCGGCCAAGATCCGCGTCCGGTTCGGCGAACCGCTGGACTTCTCGCGGTATGAGGGACAGGACTCGTCGCCGGCGATCCGCCGTTCGGTGACCGACGAAATCATGTACGCGATTCTGGAACTGTCCGGCCAGGAATACGTGGACACCTATCACAAGCGGCCGGGCGAGAAAGCTTCGTAG
- a CDS encoding TIGR00730 family Rossman fold protein — protein MRICVFCGSARGFSPEYAEAAAGVGKLLAQRGIGLVYGGASVGTMGVVADAALAAGGEVIGVIPEVLSSVEIAHGGLTKLHVVADMHQRKAKMAELSDAFVALPGGIGTLEELFEVWTWAQLGIHRKPIGLLDVAGYYSPLVAFADQMLGEGFLRPETRSLLSVDSDAEALLDRMSAG, from the coding sequence ATGCGGATCTGTGTGTTCTGCGGGTCGGCGCGCGGCTTCTCGCCGGAGTACGCCGAGGCGGCGGCCGGCGTCGGAAAGCTGCTGGCGCAGCGGGGAATCGGCCTGGTCTACGGCGGCGCGAGCGTCGGCACGATGGGCGTGGTGGCGGATGCCGCGCTCGCCGCCGGCGGCGAAGTGATCGGCGTGATCCCGGAAGTGCTGTCCAGCGTGGAAATCGCGCACGGCGGGCTGACCAAGCTGCACGTGGTGGCAGACATGCACCAGCGCAAGGCGAAGATGGCCGAGCTTTCGGACGCGTTCGTCGCGCTGCCGGGCGGGATCGGCACGCTCGAAGAACTGTTCGAGGTGTGGACCTGGGCGCAGCTCGGCATTCACCGGAAGCCGATCGGGCTGCTGGACGTGGCCGGGTACTACTCGCCGCTGGTGGCGTTCGCCGACCAGATGCTGGGCGAAGGGTTCTTGCGGCCGGAAACGCGGTCCTTGCTGAGCGTGGATTCCGACGCGGAGGCGCTGCTGGACCGGATGAGCGCGGGCTGA